Proteins found in one Brachyspira murdochii DSM 12563 genomic segment:
- a CDS encoding DUF1385 domain-containing protein: MKKQLDENRIKEGVGGQAVIEGIMLRNKSHYVVAVRKPDKQIDFIKASISENRNSLTKMPFIRGVVNFVDMMKLGYKTLVFSANTAGLEEDNNKKDANKSNNQKNDGLAMTLSMLVSLAFAVGLFIALPYFITTLIGINEKEHFVIFNLARGAIKLAIFVLYLLVISFFKDIKRVFEYHGAEHMVVNAYEHGLDPDTGNIRDYTTIHPRCGTTFMFLVLTVSILLYMFTSYFVYTYIYASYTPPKIIGNLTVLAINILLLPIVSGISYEILKLGFRFYNFPLMRLAILPGLLLQKITTRRPQDDEIEVALFALSKLLDTSVGNRTEEEVQADMKASLENNNTNNTTEEKLCI; the protein is encoded by the coding sequence ATGAAAAAACAATTAGATGAAAATAGAATTAAGGAAGGGGTAGGCGGACAGGCTGTAATAGAAGGCATAATGCTTAGAAATAAAAGCCATTATGTAGTTGCAGTAAGAAAGCCAGACAAACAGATAGATTTTATAAAAGCATCTATTTCTGAAAATAGAAATAGCCTAACCAAAATGCCTTTCATAAGAGGTGTTGTAAACTTTGTAGATATGATGAAATTAGGATATAAGACTTTAGTATTCTCAGCAAATACAGCCGGACTTGAAGAAGATAATAATAAAAAAGATGCAAACAAATCAAATAACCAAAAAAATGATGGTTTGGCTATGACTTTAAGTATGCTTGTTTCTTTAGCCTTTGCTGTAGGACTTTTTATAGCTTTGCCTTATTTTATAACTACACTTATAGGAATAAATGAGAAAGAACATTTTGTTATTTTTAATTTGGCAAGAGGTGCTATAAAATTAGCTATATTTGTATTATATTTGCTTGTAATATCATTTTTTAAAGATATAAAAAGAGTATTTGAATATCATGGTGCAGAACATATGGTTGTTAATGCCTATGAACATGGACTTGACCCTGATACTGGAAATATAAGAGATTATACTACCATACACCCTAGATGCGGTACTACTTTTATGTTTTTGGTATTAACAGTTTCAATTCTGCTTTATATGTTTACAAGCTATTTTGTATACACATATATATATGCTTCTTATACTCCGCCTAAAATAATAGGAAATTTAACTGTTTTAGCTATTAATATATTACTTCTTCCCATTGTTTCTGGTATATCTTATGAAATATTAAAACTTGGTTTTAGATTTTATAATTTCCCTCTTATGAGACTTGCCATATTACCAGGTCTTTTACTTCAGAAAATCACAACTAGAAGACCTCAGGACGATGAAATAGAAGTAGCTTTATTTGCATTGAGTAAATTATTGGATACATCTGTAGGAAACAGAACAGAAGAAGAAGTGCAGGCTGATATGAAAGCTAGTTTGGAAAATAATAATACAAATAATACAACAGAAGAAAAACTATGCATATAA
- a CDS encoding WYL domain-containing protein, whose amino-acid sequence MTENKKFVRLFEIYTSLILDGFILKNKFVDDNNMSKRTLLRDIKEIEKYLRIELKSEKDKYVISSSDLKKIKKGFNFDDNIKKNVDILFSIFIKKVSSNLSLIPRSTVSKLLPQNIDDEYYDVILIARNDINHISGDSENIDKLLSFVKDLNDISFDYYMESAKSSFRVEAAAYLIYYFQGIWYLVANDNKKNRIKTYIINNISNINIIKKIKFTDKKDKEEYDNQYKIRSEKRDKLIKHLESKRSIYWNEDKIVKTLVKFNSNVAHYFKNRNYGFNQKIKMELEDGSVLINFDFSSFTELRIFLSPWLGAFKIISPEKFNKEFIEHLNNALSVMQSE is encoded by the coding sequence ATGACAGAAAATAAAAAATTTGTAAGATTATTTGAAATATATACTTCTTTAATACTGGACGGTTTTATATTAAAAAATAAATTTGTAGATGACAATAATATGTCAAAGAGAACTCTTTTGAGGGATATAAAAGAAATAGAAAAATATCTTAGAATAGAATTGAAATCGGAAAAAGATAAATATGTTATAAGTTCTTCAGATTTGAAAAAAATAAAAAAAGGCTTTAACTTTGATGATAATATCAAAAAAAACGTAGATATATTATTTTCTATATTTATTAAAAAAGTAAGTTCTAATTTATCTCTTATACCTCGCTCTACTGTATCAAAATTACTGCCTCAAAATATAGATGATGAATATTATGATGTTATATTAATAGCAAGAAATGACATTAATCATATATCAGGAGATAGTGAAAATATAGATAAGCTGCTTTCATTTGTTAAAGATTTAAATGATATAAGTTTTGACTATTATATGGAAAGTGCTAAAAGCAGTTTTAGGGTAGAGGCTGCTGCTTATCTTATTTATTATTTTCAGGGCATATGGTATTTGGTTGCTAATGATAATAAAAAGAATAGAATAAAAACATATATTATTAATAATATATCAAATATTAATATAATAAAAAAAATTAAGTTTACTGATAAAAAAGATAAAGAAGAATATGATAATCAATACAAAATAAGATCTGAAAAGAGGGATAAATTGATTAAACATTTAGAGAGTAAGAGAAGTATATATTGGAATGAAGATAAGATTGTAAAAACTTTAGTTAAATTTAATTCCAATGTTGCTCATTATTTTAAGAATAGAAATTACGGATTTAATCAAAAAATAAAAATGGAGTTAGAAGATGGTTCTGTATTAATTAATTTTGATTTTTCATCTTTTACAGAATTAAGAATATTTTTAAGTCCTTGGTTAGGGGCTTTTAAAATAATATCTCCGGAGAAATTTAATAAAGAGTTTATAGAACATTTGAATAATGCTTTATCTGTAATGCAAAGTGAATGA